One window of Methanobacterium alkalithermotolerans genomic DNA carries:
- the mer gene encoding 5,10-methylenetetrahydromethanopterin reductase, translating to MKFGIEFVPNEPIEKIVKLVKLAEDVGFEYAWITDHYNNKNVYETLALIAAGTETIKMGPGVTNPYVRSPAITASAMTTLDELSNGRAVLGIGPGDKATFDSLGIPWEKPVSTIKNAIEMMTTLMAGGKTESGAQLGGTKAVQEKIPIYMGAQGPMMLKTAGGFSDGALINASNPKDYAAAVPLIKEGASAAGKSMDEVDVAAYTCTSIDDDAGKALGAAKIVVAFIAAGSPPPVLERHGLAPDTGAKIGEMIGKGDFGGAIGAVTDDLMEAFSIVGTPDDLIPKIEALGEQGVTQYVVGSPIGPDKEKSIKLMGEVIKTF from the coding sequence ATGAAGTTCGGTATCGAATTTGTTCCAAATGAGCCAATTGAAAAAATAGTAAAGCTTGTTAAGCTGGCAGAAGATGTAGGATTTGAATACGCCTGGATTACTGACCACTACAACAACAAAAATGTATATGAAACCTTAGCATTAATTGCTGCAGGAACTGAAACCATTAAAATGGGTCCTGGTGTGACCAACCCTTATGTGAGAAGCCCGGCTATAACTGCTTCTGCTATGACCACCCTTGATGAACTCTCTAATGGAAGAGCAGTTCTGGGTATTGGCCCTGGTGACAAAGCTACCTTTGATTCTTTAGGAATTCCATGGGAAAAGCCAGTTAGTACCATTAAAAACGCCATAGAAATGATGACCACATTAATGGCTGGTGGAAAAACTGAATCTGGTGCACAATTAGGTGGTACCAAAGCTGTTCAGGAAAAGATACCAATTTATATGGGTGCACAAGGCCCAATGATGTTAAAAACCGCTGGTGGATTTTCAGACGGTGCATTAATTAACGCATCCAATCCTAAAGACTATGCTGCTGCTGTTCCTCTAATTAAAGAAGGGGCTTCTGCTGCAGGTAAAAGTATGGATGAAGTGGATGTAGCTGCATACACCTGTACTTCCATTGATGATGACGCAGGAAAAGCATTAGGAGCTGCCAAGATTGTGGTGGCATTTATTGCTGCAGGATCACCACCACCTGTTTTAGAAAGACACGGACTGGCACCAGACACCGGAGCAAAAATCGGAGAAATGATAGGTAAAGGTGACTTCGGTGGAGCTATTGGAGCTGTAACTGACGATTTGATGGAAGCGTTCTCTATTGTAGGAACTCCTGATGATTTAATACCTAAGATTGAAGCTTTAGGTGAACAAGGAGTAACCCAGTATGTGGTTGGTTCCCCAATAGGACCTGACAAGGAAAAATCCATTAAATTAATGGGAGAAGTAATTAAAACCTTCTAA
- a CDS encoding SPL family radical SAM protein has protein sequence MGCSFNCVYCYIHGSKYGEHIPSQLTAKINAPEILYRQLKNRARKKEHGIIALGSATDPYLPQEENLKITRELLKIIHRFHFPLNLFTKSTLIFRDLEILKKIDNSAHLPPDLMPQLKQGVIISFSFSTVNEKIAAIFEPDAPSPWERLETMQKFKEEGFLTGACLMPLLPFISDSEDQLDIMIKSVKEYGGDFVIPGALTLFGDKPHDCRVRYYEVLEEYFPELIPKTRSIFKSKSYPSSKYQIKIYNMVADIAKKHRIRNKIISE, from the coding sequence ATGGGCTGCTCTTTTAACTGCGTATATTGTTATATTCATGGTAGCAAATATGGTGAACATATTCCCTCCCAGCTTACTGCCAAAATTAATGCCCCTGAAATTCTTTATCGTCAACTAAAAAACAGAGCTCGAAAAAAAGAACATGGAATTATTGCCCTGGGTTCTGCAACAGATCCATATTTACCCCAGGAAGAAAACCTGAAAATTACCAGGGAACTTTTAAAAATCATCCATCGCTTTCATTTTCCATTAAACCTGTTTACTAAATCCACCTTAATTTTCCGGGACCTTGAAATTTTAAAAAAAATTGATAATTCTGCTCATTTACCTCCGGACTTGATGCCTCAATTAAAACAGGGGGTCATAATATCTTTTTCCTTTTCCACTGTTAATGAAAAAATTGCTGCTATTTTTGAACCAGATGCACCATCTCCCTGGGAACGCTTAGAAACCATGCAAAAGTTTAAAGAAGAAGGCTTCCTTACCGGGGCTTGCTTAATGCCACTTTTACCCTTTATTTCTGATTCAGAAGATCAACTGGATATAATGATAAAGTCGGTAAAAGAATATGGTGGGGACTTTGTAATTCCCGGGGCCTTGACTCTTTTTGGTGATAAGCCTCATGATTGCAGGGTCAGATATTATGAGGTGTTAGAAGAATATTTTCCAGAACTGATTCCTAAAACCAGGTCTATATTTAAATCTAAATCTTATCCTTCTTCTAAATATCAGATTAAAATTTATAATATGGTGGCAGATATTGCTAAGAAGCACAGAATACGCAATAAAATTATTTCAGAATAA
- a CDS encoding archaeosine biosynthesis radical SAM protein RaSEA, with the protein MQIKKLTREIRNKSLKKVKKRSPEELSTSWYQEDLLYQGRGPTLFMILPTGGCSWALSESGGCTMCSYINDSHVENVPARDIIPLFHEIMDKHTLEEPTAVKIFTSGSFLNPDEMPVEARREILQTLGEIENVAEVVVESRPEYVNREIIKECCSYLPDKIFEISMGLESASDHTREYKINKGFSKKDFEQAVEIIKDLKSEYKVRSKAYILVKPILTSEKQGIQEAIDSAIYAEKAGIDRISFCPATIHKGTLIEELWRKGSYQPPWIWSTIKIINQVREKVNIPAIMDTSGFGSRRGPYNCKKCNSKLKQMIIDSNLDQIPVKELECDCKNQWQVESSFCDIGRSTTRIRY; encoded by the coding sequence ATGCAAATAAAAAAATTAACCAGAGAAATTAGAAATAAATCTCTAAAAAAAGTTAAAAAGCGATCCCCTGAAGAATTATCTACCAGCTGGTATCAGGAAGACTTATTATACCAGGGAAGAGGCCCTACCCTTTTCATGATTTTGCCCACCGGTGGATGTTCCTGGGCCTTATCTGAAAGTGGTGGTTGCACCATGTGCAGTTATATTAATGATTCCCATGTAGAAAATGTTCCTGCACGAGATATTATCCCCCTATTCCATGAAATAATGGATAAACATACCCTGGAAGAACCCACTGCAGTTAAAATTTTCACATCCGGTAGTTTCTTGAATCCTGATGAGATGCCTGTTGAAGCCCGGAGAGAGATTTTGCAAACCCTGGGTGAAATTGAAAACGTGGCAGAAGTGGTGGTAGAATCCCGACCAGAATATGTGAATAGAGAGATAATTAAGGAGTGCTGTTCTTATCTTCCTGATAAAATATTTGAAATCAGTATGGGGCTTGAATCCGCCAGCGACCATACCCGGGAATATAAAATAAATAAAGGTTTTTCCAAAAAAGACTTTGAACAAGCAGTTGAAATAATAAAAGACCTTAAATCAGAATATAAAGTAAGATCAAAAGCCTATATTCTTGTGAAGCCTATTTTAACTTCAGAAAAGCAGGGCATACAAGAAGCAATTGATAGTGCTATTTATGCCGAAAAGGCAGGTATAGATAGGATTTCTTTTTGTCCGGCTACCATCCACAAAGGTACTTTAATTGAAGAACTATGGCGTAAAGGATCTTATCAACCGCCATGGATATGGAGCACTATTAAAATCATAAACCAGGTCCGTGAAAAAGTTAATATTCCTGCTATAATGGATACTTCTGGTTTTGGAAGTAGAAGAGGCCCTTATAACTGCAAAAAATGTAATTCTAAGCTAAAGCAAATGATAATTGATTCTAATCTGGATCAAATTCCGGTAAAAGAATTAGAATGTGACTGTAAAAATCAATGGCAAGTAGAAAGTAGTTTTTGTGATATTGGTCGTTCTACAACCAGAATAAGATATTAA